The Aminiphilus circumscriptus DSM 16581 genome contains a region encoding:
- the nuoF gene encoding NADH-quinone oxidoreductase subunit NuoF yields MAEYRARGHVLLCGGTGCTASGAGAVRTRFEEELAARNMDREIKLVETGCHGMCEMGPIVVVYPEGTFYCRVEPEDVAEIVEEHLYKGRLVQRLLYKTPVTPQGVPHYKEIPFYSKQVRIALANCGYINPNNIEEYIARDGYVALAKALKEMSPEDVLQEVKTSGLRGRGGGGFPTGLKWEFCRKAAGTKKYTICNADEGDPGAFMDRSILEGDPHAVIEGMMLGAYAMGADEGYIYCRAEYPLAIKHLNEAIRQAEELGLLGDNVLDTSFSFHLHVKEGAGAFVCGEETALMASIEGERGMPRPRPPFPANKGLWGKPSNINNVETWANVPAIIRNGGAWYAAIGTEKSKGTKVFALTGKVKNTGLIEVPMGITIREVVFELGGGIINDKKFKAVQIGGPSGGCLTEAHLDTPVDYESLTAAGAIMGSGGLVVMDEATCMVDVAKFFLEFTQRESCGKCVPCREGTKKMLDILTRITEGKGKPEDMDNLAYLGNQIKNASLCGLGQTAPNPVLTTLRYFRHEYEAHILDKKCPAGACQSLLQYVIDGAKCIGCTKCARMCPVGAIAGEVKKPHVIDPAKCIKCGACEAACPVKAISKR; encoded by the coding sequence GTGGCGGAGTACCGCGCAAGAGGTCACGTGTTGCTTTGCGGCGGCACTGGCTGTACAGCCAGTGGTGCCGGTGCGGTTCGGACTCGTTTTGAGGAAGAACTGGCCGCACGGAATATGGACAGGGAAATCAAGCTCGTGGAGACGGGTTGCCATGGCATGTGCGAGATGGGACCCATCGTGGTGGTGTATCCCGAGGGGACGTTCTACTGTCGGGTGGAGCCGGAGGATGTGGCGGAAATCGTGGAGGAGCACCTCTACAAGGGACGTCTCGTACAGCGGCTTCTCTACAAGACGCCTGTCACGCCCCAAGGTGTACCCCACTACAAGGAAATACCCTTCTATAGCAAACAAGTCCGCATCGCCCTGGCGAACTGCGGCTACATCAATCCGAACAACATCGAGGAGTACATTGCCCGGGATGGATACGTGGCTCTGGCGAAAGCCCTCAAGGAAATGTCCCCCGAGGACGTGCTCCAGGAAGTGAAGACCTCTGGCCTTCGCGGGCGCGGCGGTGGCGGGTTCCCCACGGGACTCAAGTGGGAGTTCTGCCGCAAGGCGGCGGGAACGAAAAAGTACACCATCTGTAACGCCGACGAGGGAGATCCCGGCGCTTTCATGGACCGCTCCATCCTCGAGGGTGACCCTCATGCGGTCATCGAGGGGATGATGCTCGGTGCCTACGCCATGGGAGCCGACGAGGGATACATCTATTGCCGGGCCGAATATCCCCTGGCGATCAAGCATTTGAACGAAGCTATCCGACAGGCTGAGGAGTTGGGGCTTCTCGGGGACAATGTGCTCGACACGTCCTTCTCTTTTCATCTCCATGTGAAGGAAGGCGCGGGAGCGTTCGTCTGCGGCGAAGAGACGGCGCTCATGGCCTCCATCGAAGGGGAGCGCGGCATGCCCCGTCCCCGTCCCCCCTTTCCGGCAAACAAGGGACTCTGGGGCAAACCCTCGAACATCAACAACGTGGAGACCTGGGCCAACGTTCCGGCCATCATCCGCAACGGTGGCGCCTGGTACGCCGCCATCGGCACGGAGAAATCCAAGGGGACCAAAGTCTTCGCCCTCACCGGAAAGGTGAAGAACACGGGACTCATCGAAGTTCCCATGGGCATTACCATCCGCGAGGTGGTCTTTGAACTCGGCGGCGGCATCATCAACGACAAGAAATTCAAGGCCGTTCAGATCGGAGGTCCCTCCGGCGGCTGCCTCACCGAGGCGCATCTCGACACGCCCGTGGACTACGAGTCGCTCACGGCGGCGGGGGCTATCATGGGATCGGGCGGCCTCGTCGTCATGGACGAGGCGACCTGCATGGTGGACGTGGCCAAGTTCTTCCTGGAGTTCACCCAGCGGGAATCCTGCGGCAAGTGCGTTCCCTGCCGGGAGGGCACGAAGAAGATGCTCGACATTCTCACTCGTATTACCGAAGGCAAGGGCAAGCCCGAGGACATGGACAATCTCGCTTACCTCGGCAACCAGATCAAGAACGCGTCTCTCTGCGGATTGGGGCAGACTGCGCCGAATCCGGTGCTCACCACGCTGCGTTATTTCCGGCACGAGTACGAGGCCCATATTCTCGACAAGAAGTGCCCTGCCGGAGCGTGTCAGAGTCTTCTCCAGTACGTCATCGACGGAGCGAAGTGCATCGGTTGCACCAAGTGCGCCCGGATGTGCCCCGTCGGAGCCATCGCCGGTGAGGTGAAGAAACCTCACGTGATCGATCCCGCAAAATGCATCAAGTGCGGGGCCTGTGAGGCGGCCTGTCCCGTGAAGGCCATCTCCAAGCGATAG
- a CDS encoding (2Fe-2S) ferredoxin domain-containing protein codes for MPKITSLDDLRKIKENASDLTAARSQGKTRIIIGMGTCGIAAGAREIMQNVLVELEKRGLKDVSVETTGCIGMCQQEPLLDVIRPGEPRITYGRLTVADVPRIVAEHVVNGNIVEDRVIGRTE; via the coding sequence ATGCCCAAGATTACGAGCCTGGACGATCTGAGGAAGATCAAGGAGAACGCGAGCGATCTCACCGCGGCGCGTTCCCAGGGAAAGACCCGCATCATCATCGGTATGGGGACCTGCGGTATCGCCGCAGGAGCGCGGGAGATCATGCAGAACGTGCTTGTCGAACTTGAGAAGCGGGGGCTCAAGGATGTTTCCGTGGAGACCACGGGGTGCATCGGCATGTGCCAGCAGGAGCCCCTTCTCGATGTGATCCGCCCCGGAGAGCCTCGTATCACCTACGGCCGGCTCACTGTTGCGGACGTTCCCCGCATTGTTGCGGAACATGTGGTGAACGGCAACATCGTGGAGGATCGCGTTATCGGGCGTACGGAATAA
- the nuoE gene encoding NADH-quinone oxidoreductase subunit NuoE: protein METQVAAVAGTGAVDEGVRQIVASFKGRKGFLIPLLQAIQHHCGYLPADVLEYVSQELLVPLAEIYGVCTFYAQFHLKPRGRHIIRVCRGTACHVRGSLAIMEKLKGVLKVEENGTTEDLRFTLEPVACLGACGLAPVLMVDDETHGRLTPEDAVRILDNYA from the coding sequence ATGGAAACACAGGTTGCAGCGGTTGCAGGAACGGGGGCTGTCGATGAGGGGGTTCGACAGATCGTCGCCTCGTTCAAGGGAAGGAAGGGGTTTCTGATCCCCTTGCTTCAGGCCATCCAGCATCACTGCGGGTATCTTCCCGCAGATGTGCTGGAATATGTCTCACAGGAGTTGCTGGTTCCCCTGGCGGAAATCTATGGTGTGTGTACGTTTTATGCCCAGTTTCATCTGAAGCCCAGAGGAAGGCACATCATTCGCGTCTGTCGCGGTACGGCTTGCCACGTGCGGGGGAGCCTGGCCATCATGGAGAAGCTCAAGGGTGTTCTCAAGGTGGAGGAAAACGGCACCACGGAGGATCTCCGTTTCACACTGGAGCCCGTGGCCTGTCTGGGGGCGTGCGGCCTTGCTCCGGTGCTCATGGTTGACGACGAGACCCACGGTCGTCTGACGCCCGAGGATGCGGTGCGCATTCTCGATAATTACGCCTAG
- a CDS encoding hydrogenase maturation protease, whose protein sequence is MRVHVIGYGNPFRQDDGVGHILAPQIATWLAERGETVALHLDHQLLPEVAADLADAEMVFFVDASVASSEAGYMFVPVVPDGGSESLNIHSFGPGWILRLAEELGHPLREAWMLSVSGVSFDFDDALTPECAERVAAAFAAFRKWWEERKAVEPPRK, encoded by the coding sequence GTGCGCGTGCATGTCATAGGATACGGAAATCCCTTTCGCCAGGACGATGGGGTGGGGCATATTCTGGCGCCACAGATCGCGACCTGGCTGGCGGAGCGGGGAGAAACGGTGGCGCTTCACCTGGATCACCAGCTTCTTCCCGAGGTCGCGGCGGATCTGGCCGATGCGGAGATGGTGTTCTTCGTCGATGCCTCCGTGGCCTCCTCCGAGGCGGGATACATGTTCGTTCCTGTCGTTCCGGACGGGGGCTCGGAATCGCTGAATATCCATTCCTTCGGCCCGGGATGGATTCTTCGCCTTGCGGAGGAACTCGGGCATCCTCTTCGCGAGGCATGGATGCTTTCCGTAAGCGGCGTCTCCTTCGATTTCGACGATGCACTCACACCGGAGTGCGCAGAGAGAGTTGCCGCAGCGTTTGCGGCATTCCGGAAATGGTGGGAGGAGCGAAAAGCCGTCGAGCCGCCGCGGAAGTGA
- a CDS encoding Ni/Fe hydrogenase subunit alpha, whose product MTTVRKIEINPVTRIEGHGKITVHLDEAGQVQDARFHVTQFRGFEVFSKGRDFREMPVITPRICGICPVSHHLAAAKACDAILGVEITPSAHKLRELMHMGQFVQSHALSFFHLSSPDLLFGFDADPAIRNVVGLARQFPELAVKGISLRKFGQEIIKTLGGKKVHPWHSIPGGVNRSLRQDERDEIVRDLPAMKAIVREALDLIKNYLAEKGEEAKRFATLETAFLGLVNGGFLELYDGDIRFRGPRGRIIDEFPDWEYLDHIGEHVEAWSYLKFPFYRGLGYPNGSYRVGPLGRVNACDDISTPEASAELAAFRKLTEDGVVHYTMYYHYARLIETLYGLERIEELLDDEDIMGSDLRVHSRELYPEGIGVIEAPRGTLIHHYEVDDRGAITRVNLIVATGHNNFAMNKGVELVARDYIKDGKVTEGIMNRMEHVIRCYDPCLSCSTHAVGKMPLRLQVFDAKGVLLSDQERS is encoded by the coding sequence ATGACCACGGTGCGCAAGATCGAAATCAATCCGGTGACCCGGATCGAGGGACACGGAAAGATCACCGTCCACCTCGACGAAGCGGGACAGGTCCAGGATGCACGATTCCACGTCACTCAGTTCCGGGGCTTCGAGGTTTTTTCCAAGGGTCGGGATTTCCGGGAAATGCCGGTCATCACGCCCCGCATTTGCGGCATTTGTCCTGTAAGTCACCATCTGGCGGCGGCCAAGGCCTGCGACGCCATTCTCGGGGTGGAGATCACGCCGAGCGCCCACAAGCTCCGGGAGCTCATGCACATGGGACAGTTCGTCCAGTCCCACGCACTCTCTTTCTTCCACCTCTCCAGCCCGGATCTGCTCTTCGGGTTCGATGCGGATCCCGCCATCCGCAACGTTGTCGGTCTGGCCAGGCAGTTTCCCGAGCTGGCTGTCAAGGGGATTTCGTTGCGCAAGTTCGGACAGGAGATCATCAAGACTCTTGGCGGCAAGAAGGTCCACCCCTGGCACAGCATTCCCGGCGGGGTGAACAGAAGTCTTCGGCAGGACGAGCGCGACGAGATCGTCAGAGATCTTCCCGCGATGAAGGCCATTGTCCGTGAAGCCCTGGACCTGATCAAGAACTATCTCGCCGAAAAGGGTGAGGAGGCAAAACGGTTCGCCACCCTAGAGACGGCCTTTCTGGGACTGGTGAACGGCGGTTTTCTCGAACTCTACGACGGGGACATCCGTTTCCGTGGGCCCAGAGGGCGCATCATCGACGAGTTTCCGGACTGGGAGTACCTCGACCACATCGGTGAGCACGTGGAGGCCTGGAGCTATCTCAAATTCCCCTTTTATCGCGGGTTGGGGTATCCCAACGGCAGTTACCGCGTCGGTCCTCTGGGGCGCGTCAACGCCTGCGACGACATTTCCACTCCCGAGGCATCGGCGGAGCTGGCGGCTTTCCGGAAGCTCACCGAGGACGGCGTGGTGCACTACACCATGTATTATCACTATGCCCGACTCATCGAAACCCTCTACGGGCTGGAGCGGATCGAGGAACTCCTCGACGACGAGGACATCATGGGAAGCGATCTTCGTGTGCATTCCCGGGAACTCTATCCCGAGGGAATCGGTGTCATCGAGGCGCCCCGGGGAACGCTCATTCACCATTACGAGGTGGACGATCGGGGGGCCATCACGAGGGTAAACCTCATCGTCGCCACGGGGCACAACAATTTCGCCATGAACAAGGGCGTGGAACTTGTGGCCAGGGACTATATCAAGGATGGCAAGGTCACGGAAGGGATCATGAACCGTATGGAGCACGTGATCCGCTGCTACGATCCGTGTCTTTCCTGCTCCACCCATGCGGTGGGGAAAATGCCCCTGCGCCTCCAGGTGTTCGACGCCAAGGGCGTTCTGCTCTCGGACCAGGAAAGATCCTGA
- a CDS encoding NADP oxidoreductase, with protein sequence MAKAKVATVWLEACAGCHMSFLDIDERLADLVEKVDILYSPVVDGKEIPQVDVGVIDGALGNEEEVHLAKEMRDRCKILVGWGDCAVFGGINCMRNFLSPEKVLEEAYTETKSTVNPEKVIPGEELPALLPKAIPIDHVVKCDVYIPGCPPDADTILWVFQEILEGRVPKVPANMMRYD encoded by the coding sequence ATGGCGAAGGCAAAAGTCGCAACGGTATGGCTTGAGGCGTGCGCGGGGTGTCACATGTCCTTCCTCGACATCGACGAGCGCCTCGCCGATCTGGTCGAGAAAGTGGATATCCTCTACTCGCCCGTGGTGGACGGCAAGGAAATCCCCCAGGTGGACGTGGGCGTCATCGACGGTGCTCTGGGCAACGAGGAAGAAGTCCATCTCGCCAAGGAAATGCGGGATCGTTGCAAGATCCTCGTCGGATGGGGTGATTGCGCCGTCTTCGGGGGCATCAACTGCATGCGGAATTTCCTCTCCCCCGAGAAGGTTCTGGAAGAAGCCTACACGGAGACGAAAAGCACCGTGAACCCGGAAAAGGTCATTCCCGGGGAAGAGCTTCCGGCGCTGTTGCCAAAGGCCATCCCCATCGACCATGTGGTGAAGTGCGACGTCTACATTCCGGGATGCCCTCCCGACGCGGACACCATCCTCTGGGTCTTCCAGGAGATCCTCGAAGGGCGAGTGCCCAAGGTTCCCGCGAACATGATGCGGTACGACTAG
- a CDS encoding molybdopterin-dependent oxidoreductase encodes MKEIILTIDGKQCSGVAGETILEVAQKNEVTIPTMCYLKGLTPIGACRMCVVEVEKNPKLLTSCTTPAQDGMVVHTTTEKLFNYRKQVLELLFAGRNHFCMYCSQSGDCELQRQAIEHGMDSVRYPYLYADFSNDATHPEIQLDHNRCILCLRCIRICAEKVGAHTLDLQKRGWNATVVADLGKKLGESDTCVSCGACAQVCPTGTITLREFAYRGKRSQCDDAVESVCPLCSVGCRFKAYVRTGSITRVEGLGTEEPDGGQLCHKGRWWLPQSTERDRVTVPMIRDGAGYREASWDEALSFVAAKFKPAYERGKAGALLSSLCTDEELSLFSGLFRSGLKMEKVDTFDGDVLRGFIKGLDPFRVQGVRPFTAAHHILDSDCIVTVCADPQEEAPVVASYIRVAVLRDGAKLLNISCDEDPFKGITDVHVPMPGKVIRPEFLNALAQTIASLRLSENDTGTAREALEPYRESLAQCATIAGVDPKVVEEIAACLIQAKKPVFVLGGCAAKNPDTVTAAVNVAIASKAFFDDGLGVVPLVTSGNSLGAANTVCASESWLGKEDLEFLYVFSTGLIPEDETMLASIFRTRFVVVQTPYLVHPLVNMADVLLPAPAWYERSGHYCTVEGERRRLNVIVPPKGEVRGLSTILDDLAKDLGISIERPAVPPCEAVFASRVAPSAAQMVLK; translated from the coding sequence ATGAAGGAGATCATCCTCACCATAGACGGAAAACAGTGCAGCGGCGTTGCGGGCGAGACCATCCTGGAGGTGGCTCAGAAGAACGAGGTAACCATTCCCACCATGTGCTATCTCAAGGGCCTCACCCCCATCGGTGCGTGCCGTATGTGCGTGGTGGAGGTGGAAAAAAACCCAAAACTCCTCACGTCCTGCACCACGCCCGCCCAGGATGGCATGGTGGTGCACACGACAACGGAGAAGCTGTTCAACTACCGAAAGCAGGTGTTGGAACTCCTCTTCGCCGGTCGGAATCATTTTTGCATGTACTGTTCCCAGAGTGGCGACTGTGAGCTGCAGCGCCAGGCCATCGAACACGGTATGGATTCGGTGCGTTATCCCTATCTCTACGCGGACTTCTCCAACGACGCGACGCACCCGGAAATTCAGTTGGATCACAACCGTTGTATTCTTTGTCTTCGCTGCATCCGTATCTGCGCGGAGAAGGTCGGCGCCCACACCCTGGATCTTCAGAAACGGGGCTGGAACGCCACGGTGGTGGCCGATCTGGGAAAGAAGCTCGGCGAGAGCGATACCTGTGTGAGCTGTGGTGCCTGTGCGCAGGTCTGCCCTACGGGGACCATCACGCTCCGCGAGTTCGCCTATCGAGGCAAACGGAGCCAGTGCGACGACGCGGTGGAGAGCGTTTGCCCGCTCTGCTCCGTGGGGTGCCGGTTCAAGGCCTATGTCCGAACCGGCAGCATCACCCGTGTGGAAGGGCTTGGCACGGAGGAGCCCGACGGAGGGCAGCTCTGCCACAAGGGACGCTGGTGGCTCCCGCAGTCCACGGAACGGGATCGCGTGACGGTCCCCATGATCCGTGACGGTGCGGGCTATCGCGAGGCATCTTGGGACGAAGCGCTGAGTTTCGTGGCGGCGAAGTTCAAACCTGCCTACGAACGGGGCAAGGCGGGAGCGTTGTTGTCCAGCCTGTGTACGGACGAGGAGTTGTCCCTGTTCTCCGGCCTCTTCCGGAGTGGGCTTAAAATGGAGAAAGTGGATACCTTCGACGGTGACGTGCTCCGAGGATTCATCAAGGGGCTCGATCCCTTCCGTGTTCAGGGTGTCCGCCCCTTCACGGCGGCGCATCACATTCTGGACAGCGATTGTATTGTCACGGTGTGCGCCGATCCCCAGGAGGAAGCTCCCGTCGTGGCAAGTTACATCCGAGTGGCGGTTCTTCGGGATGGTGCGAAACTGCTGAACATCTCCTGTGACGAGGACCCGTTCAAAGGGATCACGGACGTGCATGTGCCCATGCCTGGGAAGGTCATCAGACCCGAGTTTCTCAACGCCCTGGCGCAGACCATCGCTTCACTGCGCCTTTCCGAGAACGACACGGGAACAGCCCGAGAGGCCCTTGAGCCCTACCGGGAATCTCTGGCGCAGTGTGCGACCATCGCAGGGGTGGATCCGAAAGTTGTGGAGGAGATCGCAGCCTGCCTCATACAGGCGAAAAAGCCTGTCTTCGTTCTCGGTGGTTGCGCAGCGAAGAACCCCGATACGGTTACGGCGGCGGTGAACGTAGCCATCGCGAGCAAGGCTTTCTTCGACGATGGCCTTGGTGTGGTTCCCCTCGTGACAAGCGGCAACAGCCTTGGCGCGGCAAACACGGTGTGCGCTTCCGAGAGCTGGCTTGGCAAGGAGGACCTTGAATTCCTCTATGTCTTCTCCACGGGGCTCATTCCCGAGGACGAGACGATGCTCGCGTCGATCTTCCGGACGCGCTTCGTGGTGGTACAGACTCCCTATCTCGTCCATCCCCTGGTGAACATGGCGGACGTGCTCCTTCCCGCTCCCGCGTGGTACGAGCGAAGCGGTCACTACTGCACCGTCGAAGGCGAGCGGCGCCGGCTCAACGTGATCGTTCCGCCCAAGGGAGAGGTCCGGGGGCTGTCCACCATTCTCGACGATCTCGCCAAGGATCTGGGCATCTCCATCGAGCGCCCCGCCGTTCCGCCCTGCGAAGCGGTGTTCGCATCCCGGGTGGCTCCGTCGGCGGCACAGATGGTTCTGAAGTAG
- the nuoF gene encoding NADH-quinone oxidoreductase subunit NuoF has protein sequence MAVYRAHVLICGGTGCVSSGAREVMSAFKEELAKRKLDREVMVVQTGCHGMCEMGPIVVVYPEGTFYCRVEPKDVTEIVEEHLYKGRIVERLLYALSGSIEKVPHYKDIPFYSKQERIALHNCGYINPDNIEEYIARDGYQALAKAVKEMSPEDVLQEVKTSGLRGRGGGGFPTGLKWEFCRKAAGTKKYTICNADEGDPGAFMDRSILEGDPHAVIEGMMLGAYAMGADEGYIYCRAEYPLAIKRLNRAIGQAEEYGLLGERILDTSFSFHLHVKEGAGAFVCGEETALMASIEGERGMPRPRPPFPANKGLWGKPSNINNVETWANVPAIIRNGGAWYAAIGTEKSKGTKVFALTGKVKHTGLVEVPMGISIREIVFELGGGIINDKKFKAVQIGGPSGGCLTEEHLDLPVDYESLTAAGAIMGSGGLVVMDEATCMVDVAKFFLEFTQRESCGKCVPCREGTKQMLLLLEKITAGEGTMEDLATLEELAHMVKDMSLCGLGQTAPNPVLTTLRYFRHEYEAHIRDRKCPALACTKLITYAIDREKCRKCGLCAKKCPVNCIAGDRQTPYVIDQDRCIKCGSCFDVCPFSAVTKS, from the coding sequence ATGGCAGTGTATCGTGCGCACGTTCTCATCTGTGGCGGGACGGGCTGCGTTTCGAGCGGCGCCCGCGAGGTGATGAGCGCGTTTAAAGAGGAATTGGCGAAGAGGAAGCTGGACCGGGAGGTCATGGTGGTCCAGACGGGGTGTCACGGCATGTGCGAGATGGGACCCATCGTGGTGGTCTACCCCGAGGGGACGTTCTACTGTCGGGTGGAGCCAAAAGATGTGACGGAGATCGTGGAGGAACATCTCTACAAGGGACGCATCGTGGAGCGACTTCTCTACGCCCTCTCCGGAAGCATCGAGAAGGTTCCCCACTACAAGGACATTCCCTTCTACAGCAAGCAGGAGCGCATCGCGCTCCACAACTGCGGCTACATCAATCCCGACAACATCGAGGAGTATATCGCCCGGGACGGCTATCAGGCTCTCGCCAAGGCCGTGAAGGAAATGTCCCCCGAGGACGTGCTCCAGGAAGTGAAGACCTCTGGCCTTCGCGGGCGCGGCGGCGGTGGGTTCCCCACGGGACTCAAGTGGGAGTTCTGCCGCAAGGCGGCGGGAACGAAAAAGTACACCATCTGTAACGCCGACGAGGGAGATCCCGGCGCTTTCATGGACCGCTCCATCCTCGAGGGTGACCCTCATGCGGTCATCGAGGGGATGATGCTCGGTGCCTACGCCATGGGAGCCGACGAGGGATACATCTATTGCCGGGCCGAATACCCTCTTGCCATCAAGCGCCTCAATCGCGCCATCGGCCAGGCCGAGGAATACGGCCTGCTGGGGGAGCGCATTCTGGACACGTCCTTCTCCTTCCATCTTCACGTGAAGGAAGGTGCGGGAGCCTTCGTCTGCGGCGAAGAGACGGCGCTCATGGCCTCCATCGAAGGGGAGCGCGGTATGCCCCGTCCCCGTCCCCCCTTTCCGGCAAACAAGGGACTCTGGGGCAAACCCTCGAACATCAACAACGTGGAGACCTGGGCCAACGTTCCGGCCATCATCCGCAACGGCGGCGCCTGGTACGCCGCCATCGGTACGGAGAAATCCAAGGGGACCAAAGTTTTCGCCCTCACCGGAAAAGTGAAACACACCGGTTTGGTCGAGGTTCCCATGGGGATCAGCATTCGTGAAATCGTCTTCGAGCTCGGCGGCGGCATCATCAACGACAAGAAATTCAAGGCCGTTCAGATCGGAGGTCCCTCCGGCGGCTGTCTCACCGAGGAACACCTCGATCTTCCCGTGGATTACGAGTCGCTCACGGCGGCGGGGGCTATCATGGGGTCGGGGGGACTCGTCGTCATGGACGAGGCGACCTGCATGGTGGACGTGGCCAAGTTCTTTCTGGAGTTCACCCAGCGGGAATCCTGCGGCAAGTGCGTTCCCTGCAGAGAGGGAACGAAACAGATGCTCCTCCTCCTCGAGAAGATTACCGCCGGTGAGGGGACGATGGAGGACCTGGCTACCCTGGAGGAACTCGCTCACATGGTGAAGGACATGTCCCTCTGCGGACTCGGCCAGACCGCGCCGAATCCGGTGCTCACCACGCTGCGCTACTTCCGGCACGAGTACGAGGCGCACATCCGGGACAGGAAATGCCCTGCCTTGGCCTGTACCAAACTCATCACCTACGCCATCGACAGGGAGAAATGTCGTAAATGCGGGTTGTGCGCGAAAAAGTGCCCTGTGAACTGCATTGCCGGAGATCGACAGACACCCTACGTGATCGATCAGGACCGCTGCATCAAGTGCGGCTCCTGCTTCGATGTCTGTCCCTTCTCCGCGGTGACGAAGAGCTGA
- a CDS encoding (2Fe-2S) ferredoxin domain-containing protein: protein MPKVTSLEDLRRIKEQASDLTSARSKGKVRVIVGMGTCGIAAGAREVMQAVLAELDKRGLKDVSVETTGCIGMCQQEPLLDIIRPGEPRITYGNLSAADVPRIVAEHLVNGNVVEEKVIGRAD from the coding sequence GTGCCCAAAGTAACGAGTCTGGAGGATCTTCGGAGGATCAAGGAACAGGCGAGCGATCTCACATCCGCCCGCTCTAAGGGCAAGGTCCGCGTCATCGTCGGCATGGGGACGTGCGGCATCGCCGCGGGCGCACGGGAGGTCATGCAGGCGGTTCTCGCCGAACTGGACAAACGGGGATTGAAGGACGTCTCCGTGGAGACCACGGGGTGCATCGGCATGTGCCAGCAGGAGCCGCTTCTCGACATCATCCGCCCCGGCGAACCGCGCATCACCTACGGCAATCTCTCCGCCGCCGACGTGCCGCGCATTGTTGCCGAGCATCTCGTGAACGGCAACGTCGTCGAGGAAAAAGTCATCGGCAGAGCGGACTGA
- a CDS encoding ATP-binding protein, with translation MLDDLSQHILDIAENSVAAGASRVDVRLVEEDDKGFRVLEIRDDGKGMDAEMVRRVTDPFVTSRTTRRVGLGIPFLKQAAELAGGSFSIESVPGSGTCLRAAFRAGSIDCPPLGDLPATVVTLFVGYPDIRWVFRFSRRERSFEVDQKDILEIIEDPELMRTPPVASWLRDFVREGLEEMRMGGEVRAQSNESGGSSEDQGTGERSHIRPL, from the coding sequence ATGCTCGACGATCTGTCCCAGCACATTCTCGACATTGCCGAGAACAGTGTTGCCGCAGGGGCTTCCCGTGTGGATGTGCGTCTTGTCGAGGAGGACGATAAGGGGTTTCGTGTGCTTGAAATCCGGGACGATGGAAAGGGAATGGATGCGGAGATGGTGCGCCGCGTGACGGATCCTTTCGTCACGTCGCGAACGACACGACGGGTGGGGTTGGGTATTCCCTTTCTCAAACAGGCGGCGGAACTTGCGGGAGGCAGTTTTTCCATCGAATCCGTTCCAGGTTCTGGTACCTGCCTGCGCGCCGCTTTTCGGGCAGGATCGATTGATTGTCCACCTTTGGGAGATCTTCCTGCCACGGTAGTGACGTTGTTTGTGGGGTATCCCGATATCCGGTGGGTGTTCCGTTTTTCTCGAAGGGAGCGTTCCTTCGAGGTGGATCAAAAGGACATTCTCGAAATTATCGAAGATCCCGAGCTGATGCGTACGCCTCCGGTGGCGTCGTGGCTTCGGGATTTCGTTCGAGAAGGACTTGAGGAAATGCGAATGGGAGGTGAAGTCCGTGCCCAAAGTAACGAGTCTGGAGGATCTTCGGAGGATCAAGGAACAGGCGAGCGATCTCACATCCGCCCGCTCTAA
- the nuoE gene encoding NADH-quinone oxidoreductase subunit NuoE: MPVETKDVASKTRELVLPWKDRKGGVIPVLQAVQREFGYVPSEALQAISEELKIPTAELYGVATFYAQFHLKPRGRHIVRVCRGTACHVRGSLQLMQKLKEMLSVEENGTTEDLRFTLEPVACLGACGLAPVIMVDDDTHGRLTADKLGDVIARYE, from the coding sequence ATGCCCGTGGAGACGAAGGATGTCGCGTCCAAGACCAGGGAACTCGTTCTGCCCTGGAAGGACCGAAAGGGGGGAGTCATTCCCGTACTGCAGGCGGTGCAACGGGAGTTTGGGTACGTGCCCTCCGAGGCGCTTCAGGCTATCTCGGAGGAACTTAAAATTCCCACTGCAGAGTTGTACGGAGTGGCCACTTTCTATGCCCAGTTTCACCTCAAGCCACGAGGGCGACATATTGTCCGCGTCTGCCGTGGCACTGCCTGTCATGTTCGGGGCAGTCTGCAGCTCATGCAGAAACTCAAGGAGATGCTCTCCGTCGAGGAGAACGGGACGACGGAGGATCTTCGTTTCACCCTGGAACCCGTGGCGTGCCTCGGTGCCTGCGGTCTCGCGCCGGTCATCATGGTGGACGATGACACCCACGGAAGACTCACAGCGGACAAGCTCGGTGACGTGATCGCCCGGTACGAATAA